In one Pseudomonas sp. MM211 genomic region, the following are encoded:
- a CDS encoding RraA family protein codes for MSPQIRAHFENLRTVGTAVTVKMPGADGGILHYAMGCARPGDFLVVDRCGESVTAAMGGAMAYAAKQAGIAGIVIDGYVTDLGEIRQHGVPVWSWGASAITTRVKGEEGEFCTAVQCGGVVVRPGDAVIADENGIVILPPAQALALARRAIEFQENEKHTLARLAQGEKFPDVVGSRPLIDAAIGKAR; via the coding sequence TTGAGCCCACAAATACGGGCGCATTTCGAAAACCTGCGCACCGTAGGCACCGCTGTCACGGTGAAGATGCCCGGCGCCGACGGCGGGATCTTACATTACGCGATGGGTTGCGCGAGGCCTGGCGATTTTCTGGTGGTCGACCGCTGCGGCGAAAGCGTGACCGCTGCCATGGGCGGCGCCATGGCCTATGCCGCCAAGCAGGCGGGCATCGCCGGGATCGTGATCGACGGTTACGTCACCGACCTGGGTGAGATCCGCCAGCACGGCGTGCCGGTCTGGTCCTGGGGCGCCAGCGCCATCACCACGCGGGTGAAAGGCGAGGAAGGCGAATTCTGTACCGCGGTGCAATGTGGTGGCGTCGTAGTTCGGCCGGGTGATGCGGTGATCGCCGACGAGAACGGCATCGTCATCCTGCCACCCGCCCAGGCACTGGCCCTGGCCAGACGAGCCATCGAGTTCCAGGAAAACGAGAAGCACACCCTGGCGCGCCTGGCTCAGGGCGAGAAGTTTCCCGACGTGGTGGGGTCGCGCCCGCTGATCGACGCGGCTATCGGCAAAGCACGCTGA
- a CDS encoding TRAP transporter substrate-binding protein, producing MKLYSLPRVILAALGCSIGASALADDASSIHFNVVGGGSHNYTFRAVERPFWNQTLPASSGGKVSARLMGLSESGLKGPEMVRVLRSGAVEIGMGVFAFVAGDDAAFEGIDLPGMAADIDTSRKIANAYKPVLEARMAERHGVKLLATVPYTAQVFFCRDVVNSLDDLKGRKVRVRGRNMADMVGALGGSPVTLPFAEVVTAMQTGVIDCAVTGMGSGNAAKWYDVASHVYDLPVDWSIGFYAMGLQRWQQLSPHVQQLLQTQAQVLEDALWTETARENRYALACNTGAGDCQIHHPADMQANAPSDEERAKLRAVVLRIANDWGTRCGTDCVQQWNATAGKAIGVSLKDP from the coding sequence ATGAAACTGTACTCGCTCCCCAGGGTGATCCTGGCTGCGCTGGGCTGCTCGATCGGCGCCAGCGCGCTTGCGGACGATGCGTCGTCCATCCATTTCAATGTGGTCGGTGGCGGTAGCCACAACTACACCTTTCGCGCCGTCGAGCGCCCGTTCTGGAATCAGACTCTGCCCGCCAGCTCGGGCGGCAAGGTCAGCGCACGCCTGATGGGCCTGTCGGAAAGCGGCCTCAAGGGGCCGGAGATGGTTCGCGTGCTGCGCTCCGGCGCGGTCGAGATCGGCATGGGCGTGTTCGCTTTCGTGGCGGGCGACGATGCGGCCTTCGAGGGCATCGACCTGCCCGGCATGGCCGCCGACATCGACACTTCGCGCAAGATCGCCAATGCCTACAAGCCGGTGCTGGAGGCACGCATGGCCGAACGCCACGGCGTCAAGCTGCTGGCGACCGTGCCCTATACCGCGCAGGTGTTCTTCTGCCGCGATGTCGTGAATAGCCTCGACGATCTCAAGGGCCGCAAGGTTCGCGTACGAGGCCGCAACATGGCCGACATGGTCGGCGCACTCGGCGGATCGCCGGTTACGCTGCCCTTCGCCGAGGTGGTCACGGCCATGCAGACCGGCGTCATCGACTGCGCGGTAACCGGCATGGGCTCGGGCAATGCCGCCAAGTGGTACGACGTGGCGAGCCATGTCTACGACCTGCCGGTGGACTGGTCGATCGGCTTCTACGCCATGGGTCTGCAGCGTTGGCAACAGCTTTCCCCTCACGTGCAGCAACTGCTGCAGACCCAGGCTCAGGTGCTGGAGGATGCCCTGTGGACGGAAACCGCCAGGGAGAACCGCTATGCGCTGGCCTGCAACACCGGTGCGGGCGACTGCCAGATTCATCACCCTGCCGATATGCAGGCCAATGCGCCCAGCGACGAGGAGCGCGCCAAGCTGCGCGCCGTGGTGCTGCGCATCGCCAATGACTGGGGCACGCGGTGCGGCACCGACTGCGTGCAGCAGTGGAACGCCACGGCGGGCAAGGCGATTGGCGTCAGCCTGAAAGATCCCTGA
- a CDS encoding TRAP transporter small permease subunit translates to MQQTNTSSLRLINRIAKVSAWVGGIALMGSALMISIDLLLRRLFGFSMGGADEIAGYVLAIVSAWAFPIALLKRSHLRVDIIYSRLSLKPKVGLDLLALAGMALFVGTLLFHVGGVLWDSIAYRSISTTPLQVPQWIPQSLWFAGYLFFATTILVLAYNSVIQLRQQRWAAANALIGINSVEEEIEEESHSARPHDITREGR, encoded by the coding sequence ATGCAACAAACCAATACTTCGAGCCTGCGGCTCATCAATCGCATCGCCAAGGTCAGTGCCTGGGTGGGCGGCATCGCCCTGATGGGCTCGGCCCTGATGATCAGCATCGACCTGCTGTTGCGCCGCCTGTTCGGCTTTTCCATGGGCGGCGCCGACGAGATCGCCGGTTATGTACTGGCCATCGTCAGCGCCTGGGCGTTCCCCATCGCGCTGCTCAAACGTTCCCACCTGCGCGTGGACATCATCTACTCGCGCCTGTCGCTCAAGCCCAAGGTCGGCCTCGATCTGCTGGCACTGGCCGGCATGGCACTGTTCGTCGGCACGCTGCTGTTCCATGTCGGCGGGGTGCTGTGGGATTCCATCGCCTATCGCTCGATTTCCACCACGCCGCTGCAGGTGCCGCAGTGGATTCCCCAGTCACTGTGGTTCGCCGGGTACCTGTTCTTCGCCACGACCATTCTGGTGCTGGCCTACAACAGCGTGATTCAGCTGCGTCAGCAACGTTGGGCGGCGGCCAACGCACTGATCGGCATCAACTCCGTCGAGGAGGAGATCGAAGAAGAATCGCACTCCGCCCGTCCTCACGACATCACCCGGGAGGGCCGCTAG
- a CDS encoding TRAP transporter large permease: protein MLVFTLVVLLGLLGLSVAAAVSVGLLGMSLAELFSALPLSNAMGEIAWSTGAEFLLVAIPLYILMGELLVCSGVAGRMYSAADKWLSWLPGGLMNSNIGASALFSATSGSSVATAATISTIALPEQERKGYPAPLFLGSIAAGGTLGILIPPSINMILFALIANISVPKLYLAATIPGLLLCVMFVAMIVITCMIWPKLGGTRQHATWAERLASIPDLLPPLAIFVLVVGAIYSGFATASESAALGVLAAFGLGLWRRTFTWQNLGQAFESTMRTSGMIIFITLSAFFLNFVLSAIGLTPTLVSFVTDLDMSPMATLLAIILFYIVLGCFMDTLAMLITTAPLVVPVIVALGFDPLWFGVILIVLCEMGQITPPFGMNLFVVQSIRNKGNFVDVIYGALPFCLVLLLLIALLILFPQLALWLPQFA from the coding sequence ATGTTGGTTTTTACGCTTGTCGTACTGCTGGGCCTGCTCGGCCTGAGCGTGGCCGCAGCGGTCAGCGTTGGCTTGCTGGGCATGTCGCTGGCCGAGCTGTTTTCGGCGCTGCCACTGAGCAACGCCATGGGCGAAATCGCCTGGAGCACCGGCGCCGAATTCCTGCTGGTGGCCATTCCGCTGTACATCCTGATGGGTGAGCTGCTGGTCTGCTCGGGCGTAGCCGGACGCATGTACAGCGCCGCCGACAAGTGGCTGTCGTGGCTGCCAGGCGGCCTGATGAACTCGAACATCGGTGCCTCGGCGCTGTTCTCCGCCACCAGCGGCTCGAGCGTGGCAACGGCTGCGACCATCTCGACCATCGCCCTGCCCGAGCAGGAGCGCAAAGGCTACCCGGCGCCGCTGTTCCTCGGTTCCATCGCGGCGGGCGGTACCCTGGGCATTCTGATTCCACCCTCGATCAACATGATCCTGTTCGCGTTGATCGCCAACATCTCGGTACCCAAACTCTACCTGGCGGCGACCATCCCCGGTCTGCTGCTCTGCGTGATGTTCGTGGCGATGATCGTGATCACCTGCATGATCTGGCCGAAACTCGGCGGCACTCGGCAGCACGCCACCTGGGCCGAACGCCTGGCGAGCATCCCCGACCTGCTGCCGCCGCTGGCGATCTTCGTGCTGGTGGTCGGCGCGATCTACAGCGGTTTCGCCACCGCCAGCGAGTCGGCGGCACTTGGTGTGCTGGCAGCGTTCGGCCTCGGTCTGTGGCGCCGTACCTTCACCTGGCAGAACCTGGGCCAGGCGTTCGAATCCACCATGCGCACCAGCGGAATGATCATCTTCATCACCCTGTCGGCGTTCTTCCTCAACTTCGTGTTGTCGGCCATCGGCCTGACGCCGACGCTGGTCAGTTTCGTTACCGACCTGGACATGTCGCCGATGGCCACGCTGCTGGCGATCATCCTGTTCTACATCGTGCTCGGCTGTTTCATGGATACCCTGGCGATGCTGATTACCACCGCGCCGTTGGTAGTGCCGGTCATCGTGGCGCTGGGTTTCGATCCCTTGTGGTTCGGGGTGATCCTTATCGTGCTCTGCGAGATGGGGCAGATAACACCGCCGTTCGGCATGAATCTGTTCGTGGTGCAGAGTATTCGCAACAAAGGCAACTTCGTTGACGTCATCTATGGGGCGCTGCCGTTCTGCCTGGTGCTGCTGTTACTTATTGCGCTATTGATCCTGTTTCCACAACTTGCACTGTGGCTTCCACAATTCGCGTGA
- a CDS encoding TRAP transporter small permease, with protein MKNILTIYFAALKVLIVSSLVCITLLIFFNVVLRYGFNSGLFFSEEISRLAFVWLVFAGAQLMLHENGHIGVDIVTSRVSPTVGKYLLLLTQVLMLYVTWLFLEGSWKQTLINLHVGAPSTGVSMALFYGAGLVFSVLSAALITMQMIDNLRKPAGSYKPQTAEPDIHVAPTTQPGVLK; from the coding sequence GTGAAAAACATTCTGACTATCTACTTCGCCGCGCTGAAAGTGCTGATCGTTTCCAGCCTGGTGTGTATCACCCTGTTGATCTTCTTCAACGTCGTCCTGCGCTACGGCTTCAACTCCGGGCTGTTCTTCAGCGAGGAAATCTCGCGGCTGGCATTCGTCTGGCTGGTGTTCGCCGGGGCTCAGCTGATGCTCCATGAGAACGGCCATATCGGCGTCGATATCGTGACCAGTCGCGTATCGCCAACCGTCGGCAAATACCTGCTGCTGCTCACTCAGGTGCTGATGCTCTACGTCACCTGGCTGTTCCTGGAGGGCAGCTGGAAGCAAACGCTGATCAACCTGCATGTCGGCGCCCCATCGACTGGCGTGTCCATGGCGCTCTTCTATGGCGCCGGCCTGGTGTTCTCGGTACTTAGCGCAGCACTGATCACCATGCAGATGATCGACAACCTGAGAAAACCCGCGGGCAGCTACAAGCCGCAGACCGCCGAACCCGACATCCACGTCGCCCCCACCACCCAACCAGGGGTACTGAAGTAA
- a CDS encoding TRAP transporter large permease subunit, translating into MALTVFVGVLMAAILIGAPIAYALILCGVALMWLLGLFDGQIIAQNIINSAGSFPLLAIPLFIIAGEVMNSGGLSKRIINLAIAMVGHLRGGLGYVTIFAGVLLSSLSGSALADAASLTALLLPMMVIAGYNKNRSGGLIASVSVLGSIIPPSIGFVVLGVASGLSITKLFLAGIAPGLMIAVALCVAWWLVSRRDTDVKLSPKASGKERAKAFVDSIWALMLPVIIVVGLRFGVVTPTEAGAVASVYALLVSALVYRELNLKDLNALLLRAGKTTAAVMFLVAAASIPAWMITIADIPGQIIDLIAPVMDNPKLLILVLMLLILVISMVMDLTPTVLLLAPILVPVVTAAGIDPIYFGVLFMINCSIGLITPPVGTVLNVVCGIGRMRYEALLKGTFPFLIAEVIVLFLLVAFPDLVTVPAQWFAK; encoded by the coding sequence ATGGCCCTCACCGTCTTCGTCGGCGTGCTGATGGCCGCCATCCTCATCGGCGCCCCCATCGCCTACGCCCTGATTCTCTGTGGCGTTGCCCTGATGTGGCTGCTGGGGCTGTTCGATGGGCAGATCATCGCGCAGAACATCATCAACTCCGCCGGCAGCTTCCCCCTGCTGGCCATTCCATTGTTCATCATCGCCGGTGAGGTGATGAACAGCGGCGGGCTGTCCAAACGCATCATCAACCTGGCCATCGCCATGGTTGGTCACCTGCGTGGCGGCCTCGGGTACGTGACCATCTTCGCGGGCGTGTTGCTGTCCAGCCTGTCCGGCTCGGCACTGGCCGACGCAGCTTCGCTGACGGCGCTGCTGCTGCCGATGATGGTCATCGCCGGCTACAACAAGAACCGCTCCGGTGGCCTGATCGCCTCGGTCTCGGTGCTCGGCTCGATCATCCCGCCGAGCATCGGCTTCGTGGTGCTGGGCGTGGCTTCCGGCCTGTCGATCACCAAGCTGTTCCTCGCTGGCATCGCTCCAGGGCTGATGATCGCCGTTGCACTGTGCGTGGCCTGGTGGCTGGTATCGCGCCGCGACACCGATGTGAAGCTGAGCCCGAAAGCATCCGGTAAGGAGCGCGCCAAGGCCTTTGTCGACAGCATCTGGGCACTGATGCTGCCAGTGATCATCGTCGTCGGCTTGCGCTTTGGCGTGGTGACGCCGACCGAAGCGGGCGCCGTGGCCAGCGTTTATGCGCTGCTGGTTTCCGCACTGGTGTACCGCGAGTTGAATCTGAAGGATCTCAACGCGCTGTTGCTGCGTGCCGGCAAGACCACCGCAGCGGTGATGTTCCTGGTCGCGGCGGCATCGATCCCGGCGTGGATGATCACCATCGCCGACATTCCCGGCCAAATCATCGACCTGATCGCGCCGGTGATGGACAACCCGAAACTGCTGATCCTGGTGCTGATGCTGCTGATCCTGGTGATCTCCATGGTCATGGATCTGACGCCGACCGTACTGCTGCTCGCACCGATCCTGGTGCCCGTGGTGACGGCGGCGGGCATCGACCCGATCTATTTCGGCGTGCTGTTCATGATCAATTGCTCCATCGGCCTGATTACCCCGCCCGTGGGCACGGTGCTCAACGTCGTCTGCGGTATCGGACGAATGCGCTACGAAGCACTGCTCAAGGGCACTTTCCCGTTCCTGATCGCCGAAGTCATCGTGCTGTTCCTGCTCGTGGCCTTCCCCGATCTGGTCACCGTCCCCGCGCAATGGTTCGCCAAATAA
- a CDS encoding TRAP transporter substrate-binding protein, translating into MKKQLTALAALLLASSLSFAAEYNSHTIKFAATSPKGTPPAIGMELFAKKVSERSGGKIKVRTFPNGVLGGDVQVLSSLQGGVIEMMTWNAGLMLNHVTDFGILDFPFLYTDTAKVDAMLDGEVGKMLTDQLPPQNLVGLAFWELGVRNLTNNKRPVAKLEDIAGLKIRAQQSPLFLDVWSALGANPTPLPFTEVHTALETGTVDGQENPAALILASKFNEVQKYLSLTHHNYNPQIVLIGKTFWDKLNDDEKKLLSEVAMEVRLEQRQISREADSKAIAELEASGMTVNAVPDEEIARIQEKIRPVVEKYAAKINPELVKKVYEAMDVAQP; encoded by the coding sequence ATGAAAAAGCAACTGACCGCACTCGCTGCGTTGCTGCTGGCCAGCAGCCTGAGCTTCGCCGCCGAGTACAACTCGCACACCATCAAATTCGCCGCCACCAGCCCGAAGGGCACTCCGCCGGCCATCGGCATGGAACTGTTCGCCAAGAAAGTCAGTGAGCGCAGTGGCGGCAAGATCAAGGTGCGCACCTTTCCCAACGGCGTGCTGGGCGGTGACGTGCAGGTACTGTCATCGCTGCAGGGCGGGGTGATCGAGATGATGACCTGGAACGCCGGGCTGATGCTCAACCACGTTACCGACTTCGGCATCCTCGACTTCCCGTTCCTGTACACCGACACCGCCAAGGTCGACGCCATGCTCGATGGCGAAGTCGGCAAGATGCTCACCGACCAGCTGCCGCCGCAGAACCTGGTCGGCCTGGCGTTCTGGGAGCTGGGGGTGCGCAACCTGACCAACAACAAGCGCCCGGTGGCGAAGCTGGAAGACATCGCCGGCCTGAAGATCCGCGCTCAGCAATCGCCGCTGTTCCTCGATGTGTGGTCGGCACTCGGCGCCAACCCGACGCCACTGCCATTCACCGAAGTGCACACAGCGCTGGAGACCGGCACGGTCGACGGTCAGGAGAACCCGGCCGCGCTGATCCTCGCGTCCAAGTTCAACGAGGTGCAGAAGTACCTGAGTCTCACCCATCACAACTACAACCCGCAGATCGTCCTGATCGGCAAAACCTTCTGGGACAAGCTCAACGACGACGAGAAGAAGCTGCTCAGCGAGGTGGCCATGGAAGTGCGCCTCGAGCAGCGGCAGATCTCCCGTGAGGCGGACAGCAAGGCCATCGCCGAACTGGAAGCGTCGGGCATGACGGTCAACGCAGTGCCGGATGAAGAAATCGCCCGCATCCAGGAAAAGATCCGCCCGGTCGTCGAGAAGTACGCCGCCAAGATCAACCCCGAGCTCGTGAAGAAAGTTTACGAGGCCATGGACGTCGCCCAGCCCTAA
- a CDS encoding carbon-nitrogen hydrolase family protein, which translates to MKISVAQIHPVPGNPTQTIEKVAELSRQTALEGSRLIAFPECLLTGGSFDSREDLERGAIEIEALAPLLAVSAETGIYIIAGFYERRPDAIFNTAALIGPKGIVGLHRKRHLPFMIGDRFTDTPDEWTPPVFDTEIGRIGMAICYEIRFPEVVRTLALEGADIVVLPAAWPEQARMLPDIFSTVRAAENIVYFVAPNRNDMDGGMQFIGMSHIIEPSGKTLVRAGAEDGVFTVEIDVEKARNKSLIREPGVFEVHPFRDRLPDTYRI; encoded by the coding sequence ATGAAAATTTCGGTCGCGCAGATCCACCCCGTTCCCGGCAACCCGACCCAGACCATCGAGAAAGTCGCCGAGCTGTCGCGCCAGACGGCACTCGAAGGCTCGCGTCTGATCGCCTTCCCTGAATGCCTGCTCACCGGCGGCTCGTTCGACAGCCGTGAAGATCTGGAGCGTGGCGCTATCGAGATCGAAGCACTGGCGCCGTTGCTGGCCGTAAGTGCGGAAACCGGTATCTACATCATCGCCGGCTTCTACGAGCGCCGCCCGGACGCCATCTTCAACACTGCAGCATTGATTGGCCCTAAAGGTATCGTGGGTCTGCATCGCAAGCGTCACCTGCCCTTCATGATCGGTGACCGCTTCACCGATACCCCGGATGAGTGGACGCCACCGGTCTTCGATACCGAGATCGGTCGTATCGGCATGGCCATCTGTTATGAAATCCGCTTCCCGGAAGTGGTACGCACCCTGGCCCTGGAAGGCGCCGACATCGTCGTACTGCCGGCCGCCTGGCCAGAGCAGGCGCGCATGCTGCCGGACATCTTCAGCACCGTGCGCGCAGCCGAGAACATCGTCTACTTCGTGGCGCCGAACCGTAACGATATGGACGGCGGCATGCAGTTCATCGGTATGAGCCACATCATCGAGCCGTCCGGCAAGACGCTGGTACGTGCTGGCGCAGAAGATGGTGTGTTCACTGTCGAGATCGACGTGGAGAAAGCCCGCAACAAGTCGCTGATCCGCGAACCCGGCGTGTTCGAAGTGCATCCTTTCCGCGATCGCCTCCCCGATACCTACCGCATCTGA
- a CDS encoding HpcH/HpaI aldolase family protein produces MTNTLKQLMARSHTYGMNIYGTSSMAIEVAGNWGLDFVFIDAEHTSLSIDRDMEKLILAAKCSGIHSLVRVRGTLEWDIRKALEMGASGVIIPQVHNAEQMRTIIRYSKFPPMGRRGGDSSVRSANYAGPNFDWGSYTQAENDRSVIVPMAESYEFFDNIDEILDVEGIDAVHFGPADYSLSRQLPVDYRLGNPEVLQRLELLIEKCHARSIQVMVPCFPADGETAKRLLEMGSDMLLMGSDLSWLNQAGRSIAAVKEQLQ; encoded by the coding sequence ATGACCAATACACTCAAACAGCTGATGGCCCGCTCGCACACCTACGGCATGAACATCTACGGCACGTCGTCGATGGCCATCGAGGTAGCGGGAAACTGGGGTCTGGATTTCGTTTTCATCGATGCCGAGCACACTTCGCTGAGTATCGATCGCGACATGGAAAAGCTCATCCTGGCGGCCAAGTGCTCCGGCATCCATAGCCTGGTGCGCGTGCGTGGCACCCTTGAGTGGGATATCCGCAAGGCGCTGGAAATGGGCGCTTCGGGGGTGATCATTCCGCAGGTGCACAATGCCGAGCAGATGCGCACCATTATCCGCTACAGCAAGTTCCCGCCCATGGGCCGCCGTGGCGGTGACAGCTCGGTACGCTCGGCCAACTACGCAGGGCCGAACTTCGATTGGGGCAGTTATACACAGGCGGAGAACGATCGCAGCGTGATCGTGCCGATGGCAGAGAGCTACGAGTTCTTCGACAACATCGACGAGATCCTCGACGTCGAAGGTATCGACGCCGTGCACTTCGGCCCGGCCGACTACTCACTGTCGCGCCAATTGCCGGTCGACTATCGGCTGGGCAACCCTGAAGTGCTGCAACGCCTGGAGTTGCTGATCGAGAAGTGCCACGCCCGCTCGATCCAGGTCATGGTGCCCTGCTTCCCAGCCGACGGCGAAACCGCCAAACGCCTGCTCGAGATGGGCAGCGACATGCTGTTGATGGGCAGTGACCTGTCCTGGCTCAACCAGGCCGGGCGCAGCATCGCTGCGGTGAAAGAACAGTTGCAGTAA
- the hmpA gene encoding NO-inducible flavohemoprotein gives MLTSQQRTLIKATVPLLETGGEALTRHFYAMMLDEYPQVRPLFNQAHQASGDQQRALANGVLMYARHIDQLEALGPLVGRIVNKHVSLQILPEHYPIVGTCLLRAIREVLGEEIATDEVIAAWAAAYGQLADILIGAEESAYLEHEQAPGGWRGSRDFKVVARAVESEEITSFYLAPVDGGDVLIQQPGQYIGLRMVIDGKEQRRNYSLSARGNGREYRISVKREADGKVSNYLHDHIQVGDTLELFPPAGDFVLRDSNKPLALITAGVGITPALAMVEAARENGRPIHFIHYARHGGVHAFKKWIEEQSRDYPQISYRFCYSEPRDGDQPHGQGVINREQLADWLPEERDLDAYFLGPKPFMAQVKRHLGELGVPAEQCHYEFFGPASELDA, from the coding sequence ATGCTGACCAGCCAACAACGCACCCTCATCAAAGCCACCGTCCCGTTACTGGAAACCGGCGGTGAAGCGCTGACCCGGCACTTCTACGCCATGATGCTGGACGAATATCCCCAGGTTCGCCCGCTGTTCAACCAGGCTCACCAGGCCAGTGGCGACCAGCAGCGTGCCCTGGCCAATGGCGTGCTCATGTATGCCCGACATATCGACCAGCTCGAAGCACTCGGCCCGCTGGTGGGCCGTATCGTCAATAAACATGTATCCCTGCAGATCCTGCCGGAGCATTACCCCATCGTCGGCACCTGCCTGCTGCGCGCCATCAGGGAAGTGCTCGGCGAAGAGATCGCCACCGACGAGGTAATCGCTGCCTGGGCTGCCGCTTACGGGCAACTGGCAGACATTCTGATCGGTGCCGAGGAAAGCGCCTACCTTGAGCACGAGCAGGCGCCGGGCGGCTGGCGTGGCTCGCGGGACTTCAAGGTGGTGGCCAGAGCCGTGGAAAGCGAGGAGATCACCTCCTTCTATCTGGCGCCCGTCGATGGCGGTGACGTGCTGATTCAGCAGCCCGGCCAGTACATCGGTCTGCGCATGGTTATCGATGGCAAGGAGCAGCGCCGCAACTACTCGCTGTCCGCTCGGGGCAATGGCCGTGAGTACCGCATCAGCGTCAAGCGCGAGGCCGACGGCAAGGTTTCCAACTACCTGCACGACCACATCCAGGTAGGCGATACCCTGGAGCTGTTCCCGCCAGCCGGCGACTTCGTGTTACGTGATTCGAACAAGCCTCTGGCGCTGATCACCGCAGGCGTGGGCATCACGCCGGCACTGGCGATGGTCGAAGCCGCCCGCGAGAACGGACGCCCCATCCACTTCATTCACTACGCACGCCATGGCGGTGTGCATGCCTTCAAGAAATGGATCGAGGAGCAGAGCCGCGACTACCCGCAGATCAGCTATCGGTTCTGCTACAGCGAGCCGCGCGATGGCGACCAGCCACACGGCCAGGGCGTGATCAACCGCGAGCAACTGGCGGACTGGCTGCCTGAAGAGCGCGATCTGGATGCCTACTTCCTCGGCCCGAAACCCTTCATGGCTCAGGTGAAGCGCCACCTTGGGGAGCTGGGCGTACCGGCAGAGCAGTGCCACTACGAGTTCTTCGGCCCGGCCTCCGAGCTGGATGCCTGA
- a CDS encoding CaiB/BaiF CoA transferase family protein — MSGALSHLRVLDLSRVLAGPWCGQNLADLGAEVIKVERPKVGDDTRHWGPPYLRDDEGRDTCEAAYFLSANRNKQSLTLDFTQAEGQRLVRELAGKSDILIENFKVGGLAAYGLDYASLKAINPRLIYCSITGFGQSGPYAKRAGYDFMIQGLGGLMSLTGQPDGGEGGGPVKVGVALTDILTGLYATVAVLAALAHREKTGEGQHIDMALLDVQVACLANQAMNYLTTGVSPKRLGNAHPNIVPYQAFPTADGDLILTVGNDSQFRKFCEVAGHPEWGVDPRFASNGQRVAHRTELIPLIRQVTVFRTTVEWVGLLEDAGVPCGPVNDLEQVFADPQVIARGLRIDLPHPLAGSTPQVASPLRLSASPVEYRQAPPLLGEHTERVLAEVLGLDAGQIEALRAQGVI, encoded by the coding sequence ATGTCCGGTGCCCTTTCCCATCTCCGTGTGCTCGACCTGTCCCGCGTACTCGCCGGGCCTTGGTGCGGGCAGAACCTCGCCGACCTCGGTGCCGAGGTGATCAAGGTCGAACGCCCCAAGGTCGGCGACGACACTCGCCACTGGGGCCCGCCTTACTTGCGCGACGATGAGGGGCGGGACACCTGCGAGGCCGCCTATTTCCTGTCGGCCAACCGCAACAAGCAATCGCTGACTCTCGACTTCACCCAGGCGGAGGGTCAGCGATTGGTACGCGAGCTGGCGGGCAAGTCGGACATCCTCATCGAGAACTTTAAGGTCGGCGGCCTGGCTGCCTACGGGCTGGACTACGCCAGCTTGAAGGCGATCAACCCACGGCTGATTTACTGCTCCATCACCGGTTTCGGCCAGAGCGGCCCTTATGCCAAACGGGCCGGCTACGACTTCATGATCCAGGGGCTCGGCGGGCTGATGAGCCTCACCGGCCAGCCCGATGGCGGGGAGGGCGGCGGGCCAGTCAAGGTCGGCGTCGCGCTGACCGATATTCTCACCGGGCTCTATGCCACGGTTGCCGTGCTGGCTGCCCTGGCCCATCGGGAAAAGACCGGTGAAGGCCAGCACATCGACATGGCGCTGCTCGACGTGCAGGTCGCCTGCCTGGCCAATCAGGCGATGAATTACCTGACTACCGGCGTGTCACCGAAGCGCCTGGGCAATGCCCACCCGAATATCGTCCCCTATCAGGCGTTCCCGACCGCCGATGGCGACCTGATCCTTACGGTTGGCAATGACAGCCAGTTCCGCAAGTTCTGCGAAGTGGCCGGGCATCCCGAGTGGGGCGTCGATCCGCGTTTCGCCAGCAATGGTCAGCGCGTCGCCCATCGTACTGAGCTGATCCCGCTGATTCGCCAGGTCACGGTATTCCGCACGACGGTCGAATGGGTCGGCCTGCTGGAAGATGCAGGCGTGCCGTGCGGGCCGGTCAACGATCTGGAGCAGGTGTTCGCCGATCCTCAGGTGATCGCCCGCGGCCTGCGTATCGATCTGCCACACCCCTTGGCCGGCAGCACGCCGCAGGTAGCCAGCCCGTTGCGCCTGTCGGCCAGCCCGGTTGAGTATCGCCAGGCACCTCCGCTGCTGGGCGAGCATACCGAGCGTGTGCTCGCCGAGGTACTCGGACTGGATGCCGGCCAGATCGAGGCGCTACGCGCTCAGGGCGTGATCTGA